In Longimicrobium sp., the DNA window AACTGGGACGCGGTGTGGGAGGTGGGCACGGCCATCGACTCGGCCGGGTGGACGGCCGAGTACCGCATTCCTTTCTCGCAGCTGCGCTTCGGGCCGGTGCCGGCGGGGACGCCGCGGACCTGGGGGCTGCAGGTGCAGCGCGACGTGGCGCGCAGGCAGGAGCGCGACAGCTGGAGCCCGTGGACGCAGCAGAGCGGCGGCTACGTCTCCAGCGCGGGCGACCTGGCGGGGATCGTGGACGTGCCCATGCCGCACCGGCTGGAGGTGATGCCGTACGTCAGCTCGCGGCTGACCAGCGACCCCGGCGTGGGGCGCGCGGGCGACCCCTTCTTCCAGCACAACGACTTCGCCGCGTCGGCCGGCGCCGACGTCAAGGCCGGGCTCCCCGGTGGGCTCACGCTCACCGGCACCATCAACCCCGACTTCGGGCAGGTGGAGGTGGACCCGGCGGTGGTGAACCTGTCGGCGTTCGAGACCTTCTTCCCCGAGAAGCGGCCGTTCTTCGTGGAGGGCGCCGACGCGTTCACCTTCGGGCAGGTGCGCGTGGGGCCCACCTACGGCTTCCAGCAGTTCTTCTACTCGCGCCGCATCGGCGCGTCGCCGCACGGCTTCGTGCCCGACGCGCGCTTCGTGGAGCAGCCGGAGCAGACGACCATCGTGGGCGCGGCCAAGGTCAGCGGGAAGGCGGGCCCGTGGACGGTGGGCGTGCTCGAGGCGCTGACGGCCGAGGAGCGCGCGCGCTTCGCCACCTTCAGCGACGAGCGCGGGCGCGCGGTGGTGGAGCCGTGGACCAACTTCCTGGTCGGCCGCGTCCGCCGCGACATCGGTACGGCCGGCAACACCGTGGTGGGGGCGATGGCGACTTCCACCAACCGCGTGCTCGACGACACGCTGCTTGCCGGGTTCATGCGCTCGCGCGCGAACACGGCGGGGGTGGACTTCGAGCACCTGTGGGCCGACCGGCAGTGGGCGCTGAGCGGCTTCGTGGCGGGCACGTCGATCGCCGGCGAGGCGGACGCCATCTCGCTGGCCCAGCTCTCCAGCGCGCGCTACTTCCAGCGGCCCGACGCCGACTACCTGGAGTTCGACCCGTCGCGCACCTCGCTGAACGGCTACATGGCCGAGGTGGCGCTGCAGAAGAGCGGCGCGCTGAACGGCTCCATCGACCTGCGCACGGTAAGCCCCGGCTTCGAGCTGAACGACATCGGCTTCCAGGGGCGGACCGACTACCGCTCGGCCACCCTGGGCGTGGGCTACAGCCGCGACCGCGCGGGGAAGACCTTCCGCAGCTGGAACGCGTTCTTCGGCCAGAACAACGCCTGGAACCACGGGGGGGACTACATCTGGAGCAGCTTCTTCTGGAACGCGGGGATGACGCTGAACAACTTCTGGTCGGCGGGGATGTTCGGCGAGCTCGATCCCGGCGTCACCACCGACCGGCTGACGCGCGGCGGGCCGCTGGCGCGCACGCCGACGTCGTGGGCGCTGGGCACCTGGGGCAATTCCGACACGCGCAAGGTGGTGTCGGCCGACTGGAACGTCACCTGGGTGGGCGACGCCGCGGGCGGGAAGAACTGGTCGGCGTACGCGGGCGTGGCCTACCGCCCCACGCCGTCCGTGCGCATCTCCTTCGGCCCCAGCGTGTGGTGGGGGCTGGAGACGCGGCAGTTCGTGCAGACGGTGCCGGACCCCGCGTTCACGCCCACCTACGGCGCGCGCTACGTGTTCGCCGAGCTGCGGCAGACGCAGGTGTCGGCCGACACGCGCATCGACTGGACCTTCACGCGCGACCTGACGCTGCAGCTGTACGCGCAGCCCTTCGTCTCGGCGGGGCGGTTCACGCGCTTCAAGCAGCTGAACGCGGCGGGGACGGGAAGCTTCGGCGTGTTCGGCCGGGACCTGGGGTCGATCTGCTACGACGCGGACGAGCAGGTGTACACCGCCGACCCCGCGGGCGACTGCTCGGCGGCGGAGACGACGTCGTCCGGCGCATTCCCCATCTTCAACCCCGACTTCAACTTCCGCTCGCTGCGCGGCAACGCGGTGCTGCGCTGGGAGTACCGCCCGGGAAGCACGCTCTACTTCGTGTGGCAGCAGGAGCGCAGCGGCGCCGAGCCGTTCGGCGACTTCCGCTTCGGCCGCGACGTGGGCGCCATCTTCGACCAGCCGTCGCGCAACGTGTTCGTCATCAAGGCCAGCTACTGGCTCAGCCGCTGATCCGCTGAACAGAAGGTCTCACGCAGAGAAGCAGAGGCAGCAGAGGTGAGTTCTCCGCTGCCTCTGCTTCTCTGCGTGAGGCCATTTCTTTTCAGGATTGCGATCACGCGCCGGCGCTGGCGAATCGCCGCTCCTCGACGGCCGGCGTGCGCGCGAACTCGCGGCGAAGGCGGCGGAAGATCACCACGTGGCCGGCGATGGCGGCGGGGACGAAAATCGCGGGGAGCCAGATCCACGGCGCCTGCGCGATCCACACGTTCGCCGGCTCGTTGGTGAAGATGCGCAGCGGCGTCGGCGTCGACAGCAGCGCGACCACCAGCACGTTCGCCAGCAGCAGCGTCCCCACCACGTTCCACGCGGCGACGACGCGCAGCGGCACCCGTCCACGCGCGGCGACGAGCCATGCTGCCAGCAGCAGCGCCGTCGTGCCCGTCACGATGTCGAAGTTGCGGCCGTTGAAGCTCATCTGCACCGGCATCAGCCCCTCCGACCACGCGCGGTGCATCAGCAGCTCCAGCGGCAGCCGGAACCCCTGCACGCCGACGAGCACCGCCAGCGGCAGCCCCTCCGCCAGCCGCGCGCCCGTACGCGACAGCCCCACCCGCAGCGCCAGCCCCCACGCCACCAGCATCAGCGGCAGCATCGTCGGCGGCACGGTGTCGAAGCGCAGCCGACCCGACGCGGCGAGCGCGAACGTCACCGCCATCCACGCCGCCGTGAGGGCGGCGGTCACGAGCCCGCGGCGGGGTGCATCGGCGTCACCGACGGAACGGGCGGAACGGTAGACCAGGACGGGAAACGCGGCGGCGACCAGCAGCGCCAGCGCCGCGAATCCCCACGTAAGCTCGATGGATGCCTTGACCATGGGTCACCCGGCAGGTTAGAGTGGATGTCAGACTACTATCAAATAGTAAAGTGATCGTGATCTGAAAGGCAAGTGTCTCGATGAGCAAGCGCTCCTACGAGCAGTTCTGCGGGCTGGCCAGGGCGCTCGACCTCGTTGGCGAGCGCTGGACGATGCTGGTGGTGCGCGGCCTCCTGCTCGGCCCGTTGCGCTACAGCGACCTGCTGCGCGGACTCCCCGGCATCACCACCAATCTCCTGGCCAAGCGGTTGAAGGAGATGGAGGAGAACGGGCTGGTCGAGCGCGTGCGCACCGCCGCGGGCGAGAGCGGCCACGCGTACCGGCTAACGGAGATCGGCCGCGCGCTGGAGCCCGCCGTGCACGCGCTGGGCAGCTGGGGATGGCGATGGATGACGCAGCCCGGCCCCGGCGAGCACCGCAGCCTGGAGTGGCTCCTCGTGGCGCTGCGGCGGCGGTACCGCGGCGGCGCCTCGCTCACGGCGGAGATCGTGGCGGACGGCGTCCCCTACACCTTCCGCCTGGGCGAGCGCGCGGAGGTCTCGCGCGGGGCGGCGGCGGATGCGCAGGTGCGCGCGTCCGGGCCGGGGGCGGCGTTCGCGCGGCTCTTCCTGGGCGGCTGGCCCGGCGCGCTCCCCGAGGAGATCCGCGTCGCCGCGGGCGGCGCCGGCGGCCTGCGCGCGGTCATCGAGGCCTTCGAGCGCGGCGATCCCCTCCCCGGTCAGGACGCCGCGGAATCCGCCGTCACCCTCGCCTGAACGGGGCGACGCGCCGCGAACGTTGTGGTCTGTCCGTTTCCCGTTTATCGTGGTCGGAGATGCTGCCGCGGAACCCGATCTCCCGACGTGGACGCATCTTCCCCTCCCGCCGCTCCATCGCCGACCGTTCCCGCGGTCCTCCGTTCATGCAGACCATCACCATCCCCCCTGGCCGGGTCGTACGAGTCCTGCTCGCGGCGGTCGCGCTCCTCGTGCTCGCGAACACCGCGGCCCAGGTCATGCTTCGTGTGG includes these proteins:
- a CDS encoding DUF5916 domain-containing protein, which gives rise to MARLAALPLAITVVALGMQAAPAAAQNAGAAQTQQTAAATPARTLRVAQAARLTGDIHVDGRFDEPAWAAAPATGDFTQSWPRPGNPATERTEVRVLYDDEALYVGVRAFDAHPDSVASQLARRDVTGIFSDWIHVLVDSYHDRRSGFRFSVNPHGVKKDVLHSNDTNEDLNWDAVWEVGTAIDSAGWTAEYRIPFSQLRFGPVPAGTPRTWGLQVQRDVARRQERDSWSPWTQQSGGYVSSAGDLAGIVDVPMPHRLEVMPYVSSRLTSDPGVGRAGDPFFQHNDFAASAGADVKAGLPGGLTLTGTINPDFGQVEVDPAVVNLSAFETFFPEKRPFFVEGADAFTFGQVRVGPTYGFQQFFYSRRIGASPHGFVPDARFVEQPEQTTIVGAAKVSGKAGPWTVGVLEALTAEERARFATFSDERGRAVVEPWTNFLVGRVRRDIGTAGNTVVGAMATSTNRVLDDTLLAGFMRSRANTAGVDFEHLWADRQWALSGFVAGTSIAGEADAISLAQLSSARYFQRPDADYLEFDPSRTSLNGYMAEVALQKSGALNGSIDLRTVSPGFELNDIGFQGRTDYRSATLGVGYSRDRAGKTFRSWNAFFGQNNAWNHGGDYIWSSFFWNAGMTLNNFWSAGMFGELDPGVTTDRLTRGGPLARTPTSWALGTWGNSDTRKVVSADWNVTWVGDAAGGKNWSAYAGVAYRPTPSVRISFGPSVWWGLETRQFVQTVPDPAFTPTYGARYVFAELRQTQVSADTRIDWTFTRDLTLQLYAQPFVSAGRFTRFKQLNAAGTGSFGVFGRDLGSICYDADEQVYTADPAGDCSAAETTSSGAFPIFNPDFNFRSLRGNAVLRWEYRPGSTLYFVWQQERSGAEPFGDFRFGRDVGAIFDQPSRNVFVIKASYWLSR
- a CDS encoding helix-turn-helix domain-containing protein; amino-acid sequence: MSKRSYEQFCGLARALDLVGERWTMLVVRGLLLGPLRYSDLLRGLPGITTNLLAKRLKEMEENGLVERVRTAAGESGHAYRLTEIGRALEPAVHALGSWGWRWMTQPGPGEHRSLEWLLVALRRRYRGGASLTAEIVADGVPYTFRLGERAEVSRGAAADAQVRASGPGAAFARLFLGGWPGALPEEIRVAAGGAGGLRAVIEAFERGDPLPGQDAAESAVTLA